In Glandiceps talaboti chromosome 16, keGlaTala1.1, whole genome shotgun sequence, a single window of DNA contains:
- the LOC144447601 gene encoding uncharacterized protein LOC144447601, with amino-acid sequence MANFLGVWVSVLVIGYVSALTDEQVAKFKPTGITESNTGLIGTITITTADDKHVIESNGIPDHDTATFPNLTNPNSLQSQSHHFEVPVTPTEATEPSCLPMGPIGVAVNGVPIFNPFTIEGNNAVEGEYAEVFDDCDGHPAPQGDYHYHKAPSCVIDRQSETSPIIGVALDGYAIYGPTDEDGNTLTTDDLDACHGRTVNGVYQYHITADFPYYLGCFKGEPLSTSGLKNSQQCYFATGDGSGVARPEAAFTIMSIVSIFVIMLIN; translated from the coding sequence ATGGCCAACTTTCTGGGTGTTTGGGTCAGCGTCCTTGTCATTGGATACGTCTCGGCACTTACTGACGAGCAAGTCGCCAAGTTCAAACCCACAGGGATTACTGAATCAAACACTGGGTTGATTGGGACCATCACCATAACAACTGCGGATGATAAACACGTCATTGAAAGCAATGGAATTCCTGACCATGATACCGCAACGTTTCCAAACCTAACTAATCCTAATAGCCTACAATCACAAAGTCACCATTTTGAGGTGCCTGTCACGCCTACCGAAGCCACTGAGCCAAGCTGTTTACCGATGGGACCCATTGGAGTTGCCGTCAACGGAGTGCCAATCTTCAACCCATTCACTATTGAAGGTAATAACGCCGTAGAAGGAGAATACGCCGAAGTGTTTGATGATTGTGATGGGCATCCAGCCCCACAAGGTGATTATCACTATCATAAAGCGCCCTCTTGCGTCATTGATCGACAATCTGAGACATCACCAATCATAGGGGTTGCACTTGATGGATATGCTATCTACGGCCCAACTGATGAAGATGGCAACACACTAACCACTGATGACTTAGATGCATGTCATGGTCGTACAGTGAATGGTGTATATCAGTACCACATCACAGCCGACTTTCCATATTACTTGGGATGCTTCAAGGGGGAACCATTGTCGACCAGCGGTTTAAAGAACAGTCAGCAGTGTTATTTTGCAACCGGTGATGGAAGTGGCGTAGCTAGACCGGAAGCTGCCTTCACCATCATGTCAATTGTTAGTATCTTTGTCATCATGCTGATCAATTAA
- the LOC144447775 gene encoding uncharacterized protein LOC144447775 has product MDSSRYIVLSLTIAVVVFSGSSFADVVGECQGVAGSESCRDFVGGGFCFHTNNPLRQQCVDGICQCTSADYSKCSCLPNVNGCEIEADTDNAMATYSFRGGQSTGGYKVFSCIGENPTYELHVISNYEGSSPHHSASTTRVDVHGRGSGKPIVLVFTSYEPVRWILNFSEPNVIVEKIVLISYYLADSDVVYQDGRVIQLERRRDLPRGYGDDRGGGNTAGLLKYLEQHFGTVTSFTGTYQADQWDLNLETDVGSNSVSCDFEEETICGYNQDQSDEFDWRRRTGYSGLFGPSQANVYQAGHYMLAHAGDGNIPGRPSSGSASRAKARLVSPSYTSSTSEQCLKFYYHCATSGEGHYQSRLNVYTLENERLGRPVWSRPICNERKWHLSEVEVDSQIGASYQVVFETVHSGWPFTNMAIDDVTLTEGSCRGEPSTTVAPTTTTQDDQSPLKCYCNECNSRDNTCETDGSCFGEKFVIGGRETYSFRCLDLDILAVNPQLCVSLPLSSGRSGFQTVSICCNEKDYCNTGIIENPRPAPPTVPPTTTVSPFADKPGECPPIPEMGTCSLECNHDPECPGEQRCCITACGTKCADPYVEPEPEPETGPEPEPEPEYEQCWTGRMCAQCDRDWVGRINGRRVCCPHCRQSGLRINGNDCTCSKVDEDGGDDVDDDDEEENDVDIPQLSTAEWRAQSFQYDDSYTNCNGAQYVKLSGYSVGKYVGVNLCSPTRYKIFLSDDLDDVFLNVADSSGHGQDHCEFVGGSDESTRIDNDFWDSPSNRGYFRSRWGQTPQLANIGGGTGSRWTGKYYGRWIECGLTIP; this is encoded by the exons ATGGATAGCTCCAGATACATAGTACTCAGTTTAACCATTGCAG TGGTTGTTTTTAGCGGGTCTTCATTTGCCGATGTAGTGGGAGAATGTCAGGGAGTTGCTGGGTCAGAATCTTGTCGAGACTTCGTTGGTGGAGGATTTTGTTTCCATACAAACAACCCATTACGTCAGCAGTGCGTTGATGGCATCTGTCAGTGTACCAGTGCCGATTACTCCAAATGTTCATGTTTAC CAAATGTCAATGGCTGTGAGATTGAAGCAGACACAGATAATGCCATGGCAACGTACTCATTCCGAGGGGGTCAGAGTACCGGTGGATATAAAGTCTTCAGCTGTATTGGTGAGAATCCAACGTATGAGTTACACGTGATTTCTAACTATGAAGGAAGCAGTCCACACCACAGTGCCAGTACTACACGTGTTGATGTCCACGGACGTGGCAGCGGAAAACCTATTGTCCTCGTGTTCACTTCCTATGAACCTGTCAGATGGATTCTGAACTTTAGTGAGCCAAATGTTATTGTGGAGAAAATTGTTTTG ATTTCATATTATCTTGCCGATAGTGACGTCGTTTATCAAGATGGCCGCGTGATTCAACTCGAAAGACGACGTGACTTACCGAGAGGTTACGGTGACGACCGAGGAGGTGGAAACACAGCAGGACTTCTCAAATACTTAGAGCAGCATTTTGGAACAGTGACGTCATTTACTGGTACATACCAAGCAGACCAATGGGATTTAAACTTAGAGACAG ATGTAGGATCCAATTCTGTGTCATGTGATTTTGAAGAAGAAACTATATGTGGGTATAACCAAGACCAAAGTGATGAATTTGATTGGAGAAGAAGGACAGGCTATTCTGGTTTATTTGGACCAAGTCAAGCTAATGTGTACCAAGCAG GTCATTATATGTTAGCCCATGCTGGAGATGGTAACATACCCGGACGACCGTCTTCAGGGTCAGCAAGCCGTGCCAAAGCTAGACTAGTATCACCTAGCTACACAAGTTCCACATCTGAACAGTGTTTGAAATTCTACTATCATTGCGCCACCAGCGGCGAGGGACATTATCAATCACGCTTGAATGTTTATACCTTGGAAAACGAAAGACTTGGAAGACCTGTGTGGTCGCGTCCAATATGCAATGAAAGAAAGTGGCACCTAAGCGAAGTTGAGGTTGACAGTCAAATTGGAGCGTCGTACCAG GTTGTTTTTGAAACTGTTCATTCTGGTTGGCCATTCACGAACATGGctattgatgacgtcacactaACTGAGGGGTCGTGTCGTGGCGAACCAAGCACTACAGTAGCACCGACAACGACTACCCAGGATGATCAAAGTCCTC TGAAGTGTTATTGCAACGAATGCAACTCAAGAGACAATACATGTGAGACTGATGGAAGCTGTTTTGGAGAGAAGTTCGTGATTGGTGGAAGGGAGACGTATTCTTTCCGATGTCTTGACCTTGACATCCTGGCAGTCAATCCACAACTATGTGTGTCATTGCCATTGTCATCGGGAAGATCGGGTTTCCAAACTGTGTCAATTTGCTGCAATGAAAAAGACTATTGTAATACTGGAATTATAGAGAACCCAAGGCCTGCCCCTCCAACAGTACCACCAACAACAACGGTCTCTCCGT TTGCAGACAAACCCGGTGAATGTCCTCCGATTCCCGAAATGGGAACGTGTTCTTTGGAATGTAACCACGACCCTGAATGTCCCGGTGAGCAGAGATGCTGCATTACAGCTTGTGGAACAAAATGCGCAGATCCTTACGTCG AACCTGAACCCGAGCccgaaactggaccagaaccagaaccagaaccTGAGTATGAGCAATGTTGGACCGGTAGAATGTGTGCACAATGTGACAGAGATTGGGTTGGTCGTATCAATGGAAGACGTGTCTGCTGCCCTCACTGTCGACAATCGGGATTGAGAATAAACGGCAACGACTGTACCTGTAGTAAAGTGGACGAGGATGGTGGTGATGacgttgatgatgatgacgaggAAGAGAATGACGTCGATATTCCGCAAT TGAGTACAGCTGAGTGGAGAGCTCAGAGTTTCCAGTACGATGATAGCTACACGAATTGCAATGGTGCCCAGTACGTTAAATTAAGTGGTTACAGCGTTGGTAAATATGTTGGGGTTAACTTATGTTCCCCGACACGATACAAGATATTCTTAAGTGATGATTTAGATGATGTCTTTTTAAACGTTGCTGACTCAAGCGGTCATGGTCAAGACCATTGTGAGTTTGTTGGAGGCAGCGACGAATCAACAAGGATTGACAACGACTTCTGGGATTCACCCTCCAACAGAG GTTATTTCCGGTCTCGATGGGGACAAACACCTCAGCTTGCAAACATCGGTGGTGGAACTGGAAGTAGATGGACTGGCAAGTACTACGGAAGGTGGATTGAATGTGGGCTCACCATACCTTGA
- the LOC144447802 gene encoding divergent protein kinase domain 2A-like: MSRRKYRRCTAAIALVCFVCTVIFFMQFTEDSQKDPFMHFNKLQGKTNILNPRVTTFTRKPVFNVSDTASNMQIMSVKGKSSKYPYDGHRCPACYGTSLCNLVESGHLHIDLELASETEREDGVYHGRLHSKKIVGKRLIENEQFDKLDEILCNVGRGNVGNTHLSSGKDCDIRKAMKHLFSLNKTNSTRTKLRNGLAVLQEKGLTIRPSGALLCGSDRLFDTILDLSTKGSHLEDTEEMMMRSQVMTSLLLNVEGQLLKFFSSFENSDWPFPRYYGECGRVVIVEDAGKTLYHFYDASWEKRVQIVLDVFKLIDQLLTGNDDWFVILADLTPDNFGIAPSGYLGTNQVIHFKSHGGLPCNINCFTKFAKNLLSEPDKYRPLVTEYVDFPYTSACLTLMTDHPLDQNRTLFNDESIKVVQAGGLLHNPPSDVGEKLTKLISSCVTEGVRGERLQVVRDLKQLLKSSLGKR, from the exons ATGTCTAGGAGGAAGTACAGGCGATGCACCGCAGCCATTGCTCTAGTATGTTTCGTTTGCACCGTCATTTTCTTTATGCAGTTCACTGAGGACAGTCAAAAAGATCCCTTCATGCACTTTAACAAATTGCAaggtaaaacaaatatattaaatcCACGCGTGACTACATTTACACGAAAACCAGTATTCAATGTCTCGGATACAGCctcaaatatgcaaatcatgtCGGTAAAAGGTAAAAGTTCAAAATATCCATACGACGGTCATAGGTGTCCGGCATGTTACGGTACATCGTTGTGCAATTTGGTAGAAAGTGGACACCTACATATTGACTTGGAACTCGCCAGTGAAACGGAAAGGGAGGATGGGGTATACCATGGCAGGCTCCATTCAAAGAAAATCGTCGGCAAGCGATTGATTGAGAACGAGCAGTTTGACAAACTAGACGAAATTTTGTGTAATGTGGGTAGAGGAAACGTCGGTAATACCCACCTGAGCAGTGGGAAAGACTGTGACATCAGAAAAGCAATGAAACACCTATTCAGTTTAAATAAAACGAATTCAACCAGAACAAAGTTAAGAAATGGACTAGCTGTACTTCAAGAAAAAGGATTGACCATTCG TCCGAGTGGAGCGTTACTTTGTGGATCAGATAGATTATTTGATACCATCTTAGATTTGAGTACAAAAGGCAGCCATCTTGAAGATACGGAGGAAATGATGATGCGATCCCAAGTGATGACGTCACTGTTGCTGAATGTGGAAGGTCAACTGCTAAAA TTCTTTTCGTCCTTCGAGAACTCTGATTGGCCTTTCCCGAGATACTACGGTGAATGTGGTCGTGTGGTAATCGTGGAAGATGCCGGCAAAactttatatcatttttatgatgcatcatgggaaaaaCGAGTTCAAATAGTACTCGACGTATTCAAATTGATCGACCAACTTTTGACGGGAAACGATGATTGGTTTGTAATTTTAGCCGATCTTACTCCAGATAATTTTGGCATAGCGCCCTCTG GTTACTTGGGGACAAACCAAGTTATACACTTCAAAAGTCATGGAGGATTACCATGTAACATAAACTGCTTCACGAAGTTTGCCAAGAACTTGTTATCAGAACCGGACAAAtatcgccctctagtgacagAGTATGTTGATTTCCCTTACACATCTGCGTGTTTGACACTGATGACAGATCATCCATTGGATCAAAATAGAACTTTGTTTAACGATGAATCTATCAAAGTAGTCCAAGCAG GTGGACTCTTACACAATCCGCCCAGTGACGTAGGAGAAAAATTGACCAAATTGATTTCATCGTGCGTCACTGAAGGAGTCAGAGGTGAAAGGTTACAGGTGGTGAGGGACCTGAAGCAGTTACTGAAAAGCTCATTAGGAAAACGTTAG